The genomic window TAGATGTAATTTCATCTTTTTCTAATTCGTCTGTATTAATACTTGCTTTACGTGTAATTTTACTTTTAAGAAAACTCATTAAAGCATTACTTCTAGAAGAAGCATAAGCTTTTAGCATGGTATTATCTATGGTGCCGAGGCCCATTCTGTAAAATAAATCCAGACTCGTTTTTAACTTGAAATAGTTAACCATTTCGTTAATAGAATCTTCGTTTAAATTAACTTTAAGCTGTTTTAGTTTTCGTCTTAAAATTTCTTTACCATCTTCTCCTACACGTTTTTTATCTTCTTTTAATGCAGATTTAATTTTACTTCGAGCACGTGCTGTAGTCGAATAATCTAGCCAGTTTGGATTGGGTTTTGCGTTTTCTGAAGTTAAAATATCGACTTGATCTCCACTTTTTAGTTCATAACTAAGTGGTACCAATTTTCCGTTAACCTTTGCTCCACGTGTTTTCATACCAACTTCGGTATGTATATTAAAAGCAAAATCTAGTGTGGTAGCTCCTTTTGGCAAAGATTTTAAATCGCCTTTTGGAGTAAATACAAATATTTCTTTTGAATATAAATTAAGTTTGAATTGCTCAACAAAATCTACCGCATTAGTATGCGGGTTTTCTAAAGCTTCTTGTAATCTGTTTATCCAACTTTCTAGGTTGTCTTCTTTTTCTCCGTTTTGTTTATATTTATAGTGAGCAGCATAACCTTTTTCGGCTATTTCATTCATGCGTTCACTGCGTATTTGTACTTCTACCCAACGTCCTTTAGGTCCCATTACTGTAATGTGAAGCGCCTCGTAACCAGTACTTTTTGGTGATGAAATCCAATCGCGAAGGCGAATAGGGTTTGGTCTAAAATGATCGGTAACGATAGAATATATTTTCCATGCTAGAAATTTTTCATTCTGAGGATTGGCATCACATTTATATATAATCCGGATGGCAAACTTATCGTAAACTTCATCGAAAGAGACACCTTGAGCCATCATTTTCTTCCGAATAGAAAAAATAGATTTTGGACGCCCTTTAATGGTGTAGTGGAGCTTTTCTTTATCTAAAGAATTTTTAATAACATCACTAAACTGTTCAATATATAAATCTTGATCTTTTTTACTTTCTTTAGTTTTGTTTAAAATATCGTTATAGTCTGCTGGTTCTAGATATTTTAAACCCAAATCTTCCAATTCGGTTTTTATATTATAAAGTCCAATTCTGTGTGCTAAAGGTGCGTAAATATATAAGGTTTCCGAGGCTATTTTAATTTGCTTATCTGGACGCATAGAGTCCATAGTTTGCATATTGTGTAGTCTATCGGCTATTTTTATTATAATAACGCGTACATCATCATTTAGTGTAAGTAGCATTTTTCGGAAGTTTTCCGCTTGAAGCGAAACATCCATGTCCTGATCTTTACTTAGTGATGATATTTTTGTAAGGCCGGCAACTATGGTTGCAATAGTTTCACCAAATTCCTTTTCAATATCTTCAATGTCATAATCTGGGCTATCTTCAACAACATCATGGAGTAGTGCGGCAGCTATAGAAGTGCCATCTAAACCAATTTCTTGAGCCACAATTTTAGCAACAGCGATAGGGTGGAAAATATAGGCTTCTCCAGATTTACGACGTTGGTCTTTATGTCCATCTACGGCAACTTCAAATGCGCGACGAATAAGTTTTTTATCATCATCGGAAAGTGTAGTATAGCTCACTTTTAAAAGCTCTTTGTACGCTTTAGTAATGGCCGCATTCTCTTTTTCTATATATTCCTCTGTCATAAACTAAAAGTAATAAAACAATTTTAATAGCCAACCCTAAAAAACACTTTTTTTAATCTATTTTTTATTTTATTTCACTTAAAAAAGTTACTAATTGTTTAACTGCTTTGCCGCGATGGCCAATACTATTTTTTATGCTTAAATCCATTTGGGCAAATGTATTACTGTGGTTGTTGGGTTTAAAAACGGGATCGTAACCAAAACCTTTTTCGCCATGTTTTTCGGTAGTAATTTCACCTTTGCAAATTCCTGTAAACGTTTTTAGCTCTCCATTTATATGTAATGCAATTACGGTTTTAAATTGTGCCGATCTATCTGGTTTATTGTTCAATTCGGTTAAAAGTTTATTGGTGTTATCGTAAGCGTTACGTTGTTCTCCAGCGTAGCGCGCAGAATAAACACCTGGCTCTCCATTTAAGGTGTTAACTTCTAAACCGGTATCATCGGCAAAGCAGTCGTGATTGTAATTTGTTTTTATGTATTCTGCTTTTTGTATAGCATTGCCTTCTATTGTATTTTGGGTTTCGGGAACCTCCTCAAAACATCCAATATCTTGTAAACTAAGTAGTTTAATATAATCTGGAATTAAAGCTTGAACTTCTTTCAGTTTGTTTAAATTATTTGTTGCGAAAACGA from Algibacter sp. L1A34 includes these protein-coding regions:
- a CDS encoding RelA/SpoT family protein; this encodes MTEEYIEKENAAITKAYKELLKVSYTTLSDDDKKLIRRAFEVAVDGHKDQRRKSGEAYIFHPIAVAKIVAQEIGLDGTSIAAALLHDVVEDSPDYDIEDIEKEFGETIATIVAGLTKISSLSKDQDMDVSLQAENFRKMLLTLNDDVRVIIIKIADRLHNMQTMDSMRPDKQIKIASETLYIYAPLAHRIGLYNIKTELEDLGLKYLEPADYNDILNKTKESKKDQDLYIEQFSDVIKNSLDKEKLHYTIKGRPKSIFSIRKKMMAQGVSFDEVYDKFAIRIIYKCDANPQNEKFLAWKIYSIVTDHFRPNPIRLRDWISSPKSTGYEALHITVMGPKGRWVEVQIRSERMNEIAEKGYAAHYKYKQNGEKEDNLESWINRLQEALENPHTNAVDFVEQFKLNLYSKEIFVFTPKGDLKSLPKGATTLDFAFNIHTEVGMKTRGAKVNGKLVPLSYELKSGDQVDILTSENAKPNPNWLDYSTTARARSKIKSALKEDKKRVGEDGKEILRRKLKQLKVNLNEDSINEMVNYFKLKTSLDLFYRMGLGTIDNTMLKAYASSRSNALMSFLKSKITRKASINTDELEKDEITSKYDAVVFNKEEEKLDYKLATCCHPIPGDDVFGFLTVSDGIKVHKMNCPNALSLQANYSYRIMPAKWIDSSQQEFSAHITLTGIDHIGLVNDITTIISENMSVNMKSISFESKDGLFSGKIDVVVKNKTLLKKLLDRLKKINGIDKVTRV
- a CDS encoding non-canonical purine NTP diphosphatase, producing the protein MKIVFATNNLNKLKEVQALIPDYIKLLSLQDIGCFEEVPETQNTIEGNAIQKAEYIKTNYNHDCFADDTGLEVNTLNGEPGVYSARYAGEQRNAYDNTNKLLTELNNKPDRSAQFKTVIALHINGELKTFTGICKGEITTEKHGEKGFGYDPVFKPNNHSNTFAQMDLSIKNSIGHRGKAVKQLVTFLSEIK